The DNA sequence TCGCCACCTGGTTCTCCTAACTGACAATGTCCTTGCTGCCTCTGTTGTTGTGGCCTCTGCAGTTCGAAATTCAGCCAACCCAGAAAAACTAGTCTTTCACATTGTTACTAACAAGGAAACTTATACTCCAATGCATGCTTGGTTTTCCACCAATTCAATTGAATCAGCAGTTGTGGAAGTAAGGGGATTGCACCAATATGATTGGTCTGCAGAAGTAAATGCTGGTATTAAAGATATGCTGGATATTAATCACTTAATTTGGAAGCATTATCATAGTAAAGAGAAAGACCTCAACCATAGTCAAGATCATAACAGATATTTGGACACTTTAAGGCCTAGCAGCCGTTCATTGATGAATCATCTCATCATTTACCTCCCTAAGGTAATTTGTTAATGATGGTCATTTTAATCTTTTGatacattcataaataacaaagtCTAAACAGTTGAACAACCATCACTAAGCAACTATTAATAACAAAGCCTCAATTCTTCATGATGATTGTTTCATCGTCTGATTTTCGACCACAACAGCtgtttccagatctcaagaagaTAGTATTTCTGGATGATGATGTTGTAGTGCAACAAGACATCTCTTCTTTGTGGGAACTAAATCTTAATGGTAAAGTCAGCGGTTCAGTATTCAGGTCATGGTGTGGAAATGGTTGCTGCTCTGCTGGGACTAAATACATGGACTACTTAAACTTCTCACATCCTCTCATTTCATCAAGCTTCAACGGCGACCGTTGTACATGGCTGTATGGCATGAATATATTTGATCTTGAAGCTTGGAGGAACACAAATATCACTGAGATTTACCATCATTGGTTGAAACTTGTAAGTATACAATAATACACTTGATGATGAATGTCTAGCACCTTCAATTTTTCCTTTAAAATGGTGTCTCATTCTTGATGCAGAACTTAGATATTTGAAATTTTCATAAAATGTTTCACTTATATTATAATATGTGATGCAATTTGCAAAAAATCTTCAGAATTTTCatggtttatttatttagtaattaTGGTATAGTATTGTTTACTTGAGCAGTTTTCTTCTCTTCATATCTGATTCTTCAGAACCTGAAGTCTGGATTGGAAGTGTGGAATCCAGGATTGCTTCCTCCTGCATTGATTGCATTTGAGGGTCAAGTACATTCTATAAACTCATCAATGCTTGTGACTGATTTAGGCCATCGCCGTCGCTCTGCCGAAATCAGCAGAGAAAGAGTGGAAGCCGCCGCAGTTATTCATTTCGCCGGCCCTGCAAAACCATGGCTTGAAATTAGTTTCCCAGAGGTTCGAAGTTTATGGAGTCGATATGTAAATTTCTCTAATAAATTTACCAGGAGATGTGGAATAATTACAGGGTGAAAAATGAACAAAGTTCTTCAAAATATTTATATAGATTGAACCAAAGATAACGTGTGGTGTTAGAGGGAAGAAGGTTTTGCCTTCAGTCTCTAATAACCAACACGTTCTGCATAGTATTGTATCAGTTAATTAAGCCATGTCAATGTAAATAGTAAATAAATAGATGAAGCTATATTTAGAAAGATTCAAGCATCACAAAAACAGTTTTTATAATAATGGAGAAATGCTTTGCTCGATTTGAAATTTCAGTTGGATAGTTCTTTAATCTGTATGCAGTTTGTTTTAGCATGCAATCCAATGGTTTTTGtgattatattataaatattcttTTGAGTACGTGATATAtagattaatcaaaatttaatttaattatcactaCCCAGTTAATTAGTACTTAATATAGATGGGTGTGATGAAGCAATCTCAATATTCCGAATATTATCACTACCCAGTTATTGAGGCACTGATAGTTTTAGTTTTATGTATTCAATCAGagtgtataaaaattaaattttttaaaatattttccttCATTTAACTCATAGGAGCAAGGTAGCAAACAGAAACATACACGGAgaaaaaaaagtgagaaagaaagtggTTCTTATTTAGAGATACATCAgcatcaataatattaatattatgttCGGTATATGGTTGCAAAAGTTGGTTCTTTCCTTCCTAGTTGGAAGAAATTTTGTAACTAAAGTAAATTCCAAAAGCATTATAATTAAGGATCACACTACTATTGGAACTATATATATTTCAGATAGATTAAATTATGTGAAGGCTGTTCTTGAACTTCCATTGGTTTCCACCACCCTCTATCAGCTGCAGTCAAATAAAGGTAAAATAAGGTTGTGAGAAACATGCCAAAATAATAATGATCAATGTTGCATTGCTAAGGGAACTCAAGCAAATGAAATATAATTTGACTTTATCTTCCCTTATTCTTTACTATTAAATATAATTCTTTACTATGTATATAGAAAATAACTTTATTACcaatagtattttaaaaaaaaaaaatctggagaTAGTCAAAACTAGGATTATATTTGAATTTATGTAGATACATGAAAATAATATTCTAAATCGTTAGTTAAATAATTCGGTTAAACATGTCAAATTATATAACGATTTACAATGCCTTTTTCATGATGTTTTTGTATGAGTACCTACCATAAATCTCTCCATTAAGTTTCCTACTATCGGTTCtcctattttctctttaattatttaattatcatcATATCTTATATTTTGTTATAGTAATTAAGCAGTGGAAGAACAGAAGTAGATGTATATAAATGGATGCTTACACAACAATATTGGTGAGCAGATCCTAAAAGAAGTTGCGATcaaatggtggtggtggttgttgtgaAGATGCAATTGTGTCACATATAGTTCCTCCACCAGGTGccattaaaaaattttgttcctgttgatgttgttgttgttgagctctCTCAAATTCACCTATCTGcaccaacatatatatatatatatatatatatatatccacaaaatataaaaataaatttaaaagttaatgaTAGATTCATAGATATAATATATGTATTTCAAGAAACAGTATATTTTACTTTGGATTCAGAtgaattaaattctatagtattttactgttgaaaaatattttcaacaaaattattcactttttcaGCACATAATAATCTTACAATTTACAGCACATATGCCATCATGTGGCATGCATACTTTCCcagcataatttttttattttattttattataatctttCCATAGCCAACAATACTTtaaaatgctttttttttttttttggacaataGTGACCATTAATACCGAGTattctattaaaataattaattttagcataagtaattaaaaaaatcCCTTGTAATGATGTAGCGGAAATATTGAAAGGGCAACCCGGTGCACAAGCGTCCCGCGTTTAACGCAGGGTCCGGGAAAGGGCCGCAACCAAGGTTGTAATGTACGCAGCCTAACCTGATAATTATATCAGTGGCTGTTTCCACGGCTTGAACCCGTGACCTTGAGGTCACGTGGAGACAACTCATCCGCTGCTCCGAGACTCCCCTTCGTAGCGGAAATATTGAATTTCAAAGAAATTGTTATATATGTAAAATTGCTTTAGAATGTTATTTAAAAGTGATTATTTTGTTAAAGCGTTTTGTTGAtcgtaaaaaattaataaatttagtgTACATTTGAATTCCAATTTAAATGCGGTCTCTATTTTTTGAATCAgagattttttcttttattcatgatgtaaaatttgttatttgcaactctattaaacattattaagataaaattttaactacatctaaattgttgttacaaaatttgaattttcagtcAATTTCTTCTGTTAAAATTATCTTcaaatgtttaaaataaaattgaaacaattaaaatatttgagGCATACTTTTAAACTTTTCTTTTGTAAAGTTTTCTATTGAAATTTACCTTatcaatgaataaataaaattaaaggtgTGGTTATGTAGAGATTGAGGAACAGACCTTTGCTCTCAGAAAATTGTTGTGGTTTTGCAGCTCAATTTCCTGCACATACATTGTAAGTATACACATTTTTTAAATACTtacattttaatttaatattattttctaatagtgttataatacaaaaataaataaataaagtaaattaataataataataataataataataataataataataataataataataatatgaccaAATTAAAGTAATGATATATAAGTACCCGTTTTTGCATGAATTCAACTTCAGCTAACAATGTTTCATGCTGCAATAACATTTAGAAGTGAGAATAAGttagaattttaaatatttttcatttcaaCAAAAAAGCATGAGACTCATTATCATCTTTACTGTGTCCAAAAATATTTGATACTCTTGAAATATTCCATAATGGAAAAAATTATATACCTTTCTGGATCTGACTCTGCTTAAGCCTTTCTCCAATCTGCTTTCAAGGTTCTTTAGTTCCTTAAGGCTTAGAGTGCTGAGTGCTTCACCAAGGATGTGCctgaaaaacaaaataatgcaTTGGTTTTTTATTTAATCACTTAATTATATATTCATCaatataagaaattaattaaaagtaccTGTTTAGATTTTGAATCTCTCGGATTTGTCTTTTCAATTTGGTTGATTCTTGCTGGTAATACTGATATTGGTACATATTATTGTTTAGAGAACTATATATGGAGGAGAATCAAAATATGGTAAAACCAATATGTATTGAAAATTTGGTATATACATATAGATTCAAGATGAATAATATACGTACTTTAGATGTTCCTAACATGAGAAGTGTAAATATTATTTAAcagttattattttatgtttttaagtattaaaatgcttaatttaattttatatattttaattttatttatttaatttagttaacaatttagattttatattaatgggttaatagatttttttattttaacttaataTGAGATATATAAAATTTTCTTAAATTATTATAGATAGATGGACATAaatgaaatgaataaaaatataattcttttttaattttcgtAATAAAATCATAGTATATACACGTGAGATTGAGtggacttttttttatattagaaaattgaataaaaaatagagtaattttcttccatttaattttaatttatttcaaactaTAGTGTATATAAATAAGATTGAATGagtctttgcattaaaaaattaaataaaagataaaattattctctttatattttttttaatttagttcttttattttattttttctgtattttttaattcaattttagttatttttttttctttatcctttGATACTGTATTAATGAAGTTCCATTTTACTGAAGCATAACATTGAGATAGAAACacagaaatataaaattatatttagcaGATGAAACATAAATACAGACATTGtgtttaaaaatattgaattaatgtattttgtatCTTTCTTAATAGAAATGGCACAATAATACTAATAAAAGACAcaactcatttttttatttttttttaaaaattttgtgtgtaaataataataataaatttaattttcataatttattctttttatatttaatttatcatcaaataatatactaaaatattaattattgtatctttattttttatgttttattctcaATATCATATTTTATGCTGTTCTAATAATCAAACGCAACCTTAAATATGATGAAAGGCAATAATTTGAAAAGGAA is a window from the Arachis hypogaea cultivar Tifrunner chromosome 1, arahy.Tifrunner.gnm2.J5K5, whole genome shotgun sequence genome containing:
- the LOC112795262 gene encoding probable galacturonosyltransferase 15 isoform X2; the encoded protein is MKFSISAKGIKRLTISSGAGAGGGAAEDVSLKIPSKPASGRRITARTAIPAALVLGTLLPFLFVRIAIFVLESASVRSSFDCGGWRFFSGADRSLKLRDELTRALMEANEGNDDIGAESFNELVKEFTSKQDLKTFAFKTKAMLLQMERKAQLAKQQESVYWHLASQGIPKSLHCLSLNLVEEYAVNAIARSRLPSPEYATRLIDPNFRHLVLLTDNVLAASVVVASAVRNSANPEKLVFHIVTNKETYTPMHAWFSTNSIESAVVEVRGLHQYDWSAEVNAGIKDMLDINHLIWKHYHSKEKDLNHSQDHNRYLDTLRPSSRSLMNHLIIYLPKLFPDLKKIVFLDDDVVVQQDISSLWELNLNGKVSGSVFRSWCGNGCCSAGTKYMDYLNFSHPLISSSFNGDRCTWLYGMNIFDLEAWRNTNITEIYHHWLKLFSSLHI
- the LOC112795262 gene encoding probable galacturonosyltransferase 15 isoform X1; translated protein: MKFSISAKGIKRLTISSGAGAGGGAAEDVSLKIPSKPASGRRITARTAIPAALVLGTLLPFLFVRIAIFVLESASVRSSFDCGGWRFFSGADRSLKLRDELTRALMEANEGNDDIGAESFNELVKEFTSKQDLKTFAFKTKAMLLQMERKAQLAKQQESVYWHLASQGIPKSLHCLSLNLVEEYAVNAIARSRLPSPEYATRLIDPNFRHLVLLTDNVLAASVVVASAVRNSANPEKLVFHIVTNKETYTPMHAWFSTNSIESAVVEVRGLHQYDWSAEVNAGIKDMLDINHLIWKHYHSKEKDLNHSQDHNRYLDTLRPSSRSLMNHLIIYLPKLFPDLKKIVFLDDDVVVQQDISSLWELNLNGKVSGSVFRSWCGNGCCSAGTKYMDYLNFSHPLISSSFNGDRCTWLYGMNIFDLEAWRNTNITEIYHHWLKLNLKSGLEVWNPGLLPPALIAFEGQVHSINSSMLVTDLGHRRRSAEISRERVEAAAVIHFAGPAKPWLEISFPEVRSLWSRYVNFSNKFTRRCGIITG
- the LOC112795262 gene encoding probable galacturonosyltransferase 15 isoform X3, with the protein product MEANEGNDDIGAESFNELVKEFTSKQDLKTFAFKTKAMLLQMERKAQLAKQQESVYWHLASQGIPKSLHCLSLNLVEEYAVNAIARSRLPSPEYATRLIDPNFRHLVLLTDNVLAASVVVASAVRNSANPEKLVFHIVTNKETYTPMHAWFSTNSIESAVVEVRGLHQYDWSAEVNAGIKDMLDINHLIWKHYHSKEKDLNHSQDHNRYLDTLRPSSRSLMNHLIIYLPKLFPDLKKIVFLDDDVVVQQDISSLWELNLNGKVSGSVFRSWCGNGCCSAGTKYMDYLNFSHPLISSSFNGDRCTWLYGMNIFDLEAWRNTNITEIYHHWLKLNLKSGLEVWNPGLLPPALIAFEGQVHSINSSMLVTDLGHRRRSAEISRERVEAAAVIHFAGPAKPWLEISFPEVRSLWSRYVNFSNKFTRRCGIITG
- the LOC112795288 gene encoding agamous-like MADS-box protein MADS1 translates to MELPHQSGGGGDAHEGSSSQKRMGRGKIEIKRIENTTNRQVTFCKRRNGLLKKAYELSVLCDAEVALVVFSSRGRLYEYANNSVRATIERYKKAYSTSTSAESVSEANTQYYQQESTKLKRQIREIQNLNRHILGEALSTLSLKELKNLESRLEKGLSRVRSRKHETLLAEVEFMQKREIELQNHNNFLRAKIGEFERAQQQQHQQEQNFLMAPGGGTICDTIASSQQPPPPFDRNFF